Proteins from one Chryseobacterium arthrosphaerae genomic window:
- the thiE gene encoding thiamine phosphate synthase, translating to MSIHPFPYKLYLVISEADCLGKNFLDVAEQAILGGVDVIQLREKYDRTEVFIQKAKQLIAITDKYHIPLIINDNIEVAEKVNSAGIHVGNSDTPPTLLRQHPFTGNKIIGYSIEHLSQLDNEQTAISDYLGISPVFKTKTKTDTITEWGLDGIAKIRQLTEKPLVAIGSIHSGNAGAIINAGADCLAVVSAICGADNPQKAAYELKNEILK from the coding sequence ATGAGTATACATCCTTTCCCTTATAAGCTGTATCTGGTGATCTCTGAAGCCGACTGTCTGGGAAAAAACTTTCTGGACGTTGCTGAACAGGCTATTCTTGGCGGTGTGGATGTCATTCAGCTTCGTGAAAAATATGACCGTACCGAGGTTTTCATCCAAAAGGCAAAACAGCTTATTGCCATTACAGATAAATATCATATTCCGCTCATCATCAATGACAATATTGAGGTCGCTGAAAAAGTAAATTCTGCTGGCATCCATGTTGGCAACTCTGATACCCCTCCTACTCTTTTGAGACAGCATCCTTTTACGGGAAATAAGATCATCGGTTATTCTATCGAACATCTCTCCCAGCTTGACAACGAACAGACTGCCATATCTGACTATCTGGGAATAAGTCCTGTATTTAAAACAAAAACCAAAACAGACACCATTACAGAATGGGGTCTGGACGGTATTGCAAAGATCAGGCAGCTGACAGAAAAACCTCTGGTTGCTATTGGCAGTATTCATTCCGGAAATGCAGGAGCGATTATAAATGCCGGTGCTGACTGTCTTGCTGTAGTGTCAGCAATATGCGGTGCAGACAATCCTCAGAAGGCAGCTTATGAATTAAAAAATGAAATTTTAAAATGA
- the thiM gene encoding hydroxyethylthiazole kinase, producing the protein MEKILWQHVQLVKQKSPLVHNITNYVVMNNTANALLAAGASPIMAHAKSEIREMVNISDAVVINIGTLDEYWSESMFIAAETANAIHKPWVLDPVGAGATSFRDQILQQLLEYRPTVIRGNASEIIALAKINTTVTKGVDSTAASNDAVDAAQLLVNQFNTVVCISGETDIILNPDQCFMIRNGHPLMTKVTGLGCSATALTGAFAGCSEDKTSGVAAAMALLGIAGEIASKESKGPGSLQVNLIDKLYNITEEEFISHLKIDRK; encoded by the coding sequence ATGGAAAAAATTCTCTGGCAGCACGTTCAGCTTGTAAAACAAAAGTCTCCCCTGGTTCACAACATTACCAACTATGTAGTGATGAACAATACGGCCAATGCCCTTTTGGCTGCAGGAGCATCCCCCATCATGGCCCACGCCAAATCTGAAATCAGAGAAATGGTCAACATTTCAGATGCTGTAGTCATTAATATCGGTACTCTTGATGAATACTGGTCTGAATCTATGTTTATAGCTGCTGAAACCGCTAATGCAATCCACAAACCATGGGTACTGGATCCTGTTGGTGCAGGGGCAACGTCTTTCCGGGATCAGATTTTACAACAGCTTTTGGAATACCGCCCCACCGTTATCAGAGGAAACGCTTCTGAAATTATTGCTCTGGCTAAAATCAATACAACCGTAACTAAAGGGGTAGACAGCACCGCTGCCAGCAATGATGCTGTAGATGCAGCTCAGCTTCTTGTGAATCAATTTAACACTGTTGTCTGTATTTCGGGAGAAACGGATATTATCCTGAATCCGGACCAATGTTTCATGATCAGGAACGGCCATCCGCTTATGACTAAAGTAACAGGACTCGGCTGTTCAGCAACAGCATTGACAGGTGCATTTGCAGGATGTTCGGAAGACAAAACATCAGGTGTGGCAGCGGCAATGGCATTACTGGGTATCGCAGGCGAAATTGCGTCCAAAGAAAGCAAAGGTCCCGGAAGCCTCCAGGTCAATCTGATTGACAAACTTTACAATATCACGGAAGAGGAATTCATCAGTCACTTAAAAATCGACAGGAAATGA
- a CDS encoding carbon starvation CstA family protein: MDILNNINALTLIFTSILIFAIAYRIYGIFMANKVLRLNDNNTTPAIEFADGKDYVATNKNVLFGHHFAAIAAAGPLVGPVLAAQFGYLPGALWILIGCVLGGGVHDMVVLFASVRHKGQSLATIASKEIGKTTGTVAGFAILFILILTLAGLSLACINAMHEASWSLFTVVITMPIAVIMGLIMRYKKNSVLFASILGGILLIAGIIGGHGLMQNATMNNLFSWDIKTISVAIPLYGFLASVLPVWLLLVPRDYLSTYLKIGTIIMLAVGVIVIHPTVQMPALTAFINGGGPVIGGPVLPFIFIVIACGAISGFHAVIATGTTPKMLNREREILFVGYGAMLVEGFVALMALIAACTLMPGDYFAINTPKESYDAFLAAHPSLHGVDIDYYSQKIGIDLHGRTGGAVSLAVGMAHIFNKIPYMDQLTAYWYNFAIMFEAVFILTAIDAGTRVGRFFLQEMLGSVMPKFNDKNWIPGIIISSLLFTFAWGYLVYTGNVSSIWPLFGISNQLLAACGLIVCTTMLIRMNRGKYALCSAIPGVFMAIITFWAGYLQVTTIYIPKGQYLLAALAVTAMVLMLIVFIGAFRKWYQLLKITTTETDFYGEQVKELVER; the protein is encoded by the coding sequence ATGGATATACTGAATAATATAAATGCTCTAACATTAATATTCACATCAATACTTATTTTTGCGATTGCTTATCGTATTTACGGGATCTTTATGGCTAATAAAGTATTGCGGCTTAATGACAATAATACGACTCCCGCTATAGAATTTGCAGACGGTAAGGATTATGTTGCTACGAATAAAAATGTACTTTTCGGTCACCATTTTGCAGCTATTGCAGCGGCTGGCCCTCTTGTAGGTCCCGTTCTGGCGGCACAGTTCGGCTATCTTCCCGGAGCTTTATGGATCCTGATAGGATGTGTATTGGGAGGCGGCGTACATGATATGGTTGTATTATTTGCATCTGTAAGGCACAAAGGGCAGAGTCTTGCAACCATTGCATCAAAGGAGATTGGTAAAACAACGGGTACTGTAGCGGGATTTGCCATTTTATTTATTCTTATTCTTACGCTGGCAGGTCTGTCACTGGCCTGCATCAATGCCATGCATGAAGCTTCATGGTCTCTGTTTACGGTAGTTATCACAATGCCGATCGCCGTGATTATGGGACTTATAATGCGCTATAAAAAGAACAGTGTGCTCTTTGCCAGTATTCTGGGCGGTATACTTCTGATTGCGGGAATTATCGGCGGGCATGGCCTTATGCAGAATGCTACGATGAACAATTTATTTTCATGGGATATCAAAACAATTTCGGTGGCGATTCCGTTATATGGTTTTCTGGCTTCTGTTCTTCCGGTATGGCTGCTTTTAGTTCCCAGAGATTACCTTTCCACGTATTTAAAAATCGGGACCATCATTATGCTTGCTGTAGGTGTTATTGTGATCCATCCTACGGTACAGATGCCTGCCCTTACTGCATTCATCAATGGCGGAGGACCTGTCATAGGAGGTCCTGTACTTCCATTTATTTTTATTGTAATCGCCTGCGGAGCTATTTCAGGGTTTCATGCAGTGATTGCGACAGGGACTACTCCTAAAATGCTCAACAGGGAAAGAGAAATTCTTTTTGTAGGGTATGGTGCCATGCTTGTTGAAGGTTTTGTAGCCCTGATGGCACTGATTGCAGCATGTACTCTGATGCCCGGAGACTACTTTGCAATCAATACGCCCAAAGAGTCTTATGATGCTTTCCTGGCAGCCCACCCTTCTCTGCATGGGGTAGATATTGATTATTATTCACAGAAGATAGGCATTGACCTGCACGGAAGAACCGGTGGCGCAGTTTCTCTGGCTGTGGGAATGGCTCATATTTTTAATAAGATACCTTATATGGATCAGCTGACGGCTTACTGGTACAATTTTGCGATCATGTTTGAAGCGGTATTTATTCTTACGGCTATTGATGCAGGAACAAGAGTTGGACGTTTCTTTTTACAGGAGATGCTGGGCTCTGTAATGCCTAAATTCAATGATAAAAACTGGATCCCGGGAATTATTATCAGCAGTTTGCTTTTTACTTTCGCCTGGGGCTACCTGGTCTACACCGGAAATGTAAGCAGCATCTGGCCTTTATTTGGAATCAGCAATCAGCTGCTGGCAGCGTGCGGACTCATCGTCTGTACCACAATGCTGATCAGGATGAACAGAGGGAAATATGCATTATGTTCTGCTATTCCGGGGGTATTTATGGCCATCATTACATTCTGGGCCGGTTATCTTCAGGTCACCACCATCTATATTCCCAAAGGGCAATACTTATTAGCAGCTTTAGCCGTTACAGCCATGGTACTGATGCTTATCGTCTTTATCGGAGCGTTCAGAAAATGGTACCAGCTGCTCAAAATCACTACTACAGAAACCGATTTCTATGGTGAACAGGTGAAAGAACTTGTGGAAAGATAA
- a CDS encoding alpha/beta hydrolase: MNSTIHNISHYRFITNLFFILFLSFSNSFFSQSFQQGAAKPQRVKSTLLPEIAKVSEDIVYKTNRKGNPVKLDLYLPQNASSGKFPVLIYVHGGGWIEGDKVIHADDYVETTASKLLARQYAVLSINYTLLDDNTHFPLPVEDTKDAVRWVRKNAEKYNFDTNNIGLFGASAGAHLSLLAAYTQEDKFIGSPELAGYPANVNYVIDHYGPADLNTLFHTSAGTIPVSMIGLISKKIISLQENLVKGISGYDIKKQQQEAISYLKTVSPTHFASTGVPTLIVQGNKDKVVPLSQAKKLHRKLKRAKVQTSLIIIENGVHSFSTTDKQTLDRMTDQMVDFVVSQKK, from the coding sequence ATGAACTCAACTATACACAACATATCACACTACAGGTTTATTACAAACCTGTTTTTTATTTTATTTTTAAGTTTTTCAAATTCATTTTTTTCACAGTCTTTTCAACAGGGAGCTGCCAAACCCCAACGTGTCAAAAGCACTCTTCTTCCGGAAATCGCTAAGGTTTCTGAAGATATTGTATATAAAACCAACAGAAAGGGAAATCCTGTGAAACTGGATCTTTATCTGCCTCAAAACGCTTCATCCGGGAAGTTTCCTGTATTGATCTATGTGCATGGCGGAGGCTGGATAGAAGGAGATAAAGTAATTCATGCCGACGATTATGTTGAAACCACTGCATCTAAACTGCTTGCCAGACAATATGCAGTACTGAGCATCAACTATACTCTTCTGGATGATAACACGCATTTTCCACTGCCCGTAGAGGATACCAAAGATGCTGTAAGATGGGTGAGAAAAAATGCAGAAAAATATAATTTCGACACCAACAATATCGGTCTTTTCGGGGCTTCGGCAGGAGCGCATCTTTCTTTACTGGCGGCCTATACCCAGGAGGATAAATTTATAGGAAGTCCTGAACTTGCCGGCTATCCCGCCAATGTAAATTATGTGATAGACCACTATGGACCCGCTGACCTGAATACACTTTTCCATACCAGCGCAGGAACCATCCCGGTATCTATGATCGGACTGATCTCTAAAAAAATTATCTCATTGCAGGAAAATCTTGTCAAAGGAATTTCAGGATATGATATTAAAAAACAACAGCAGGAAGCTATCAGTTATCTGAAAACCGTATCACCTACTCATTTTGCTTCTACCGGAGTTCCTACACTAATTGTACAGGGCAATAAAGATAAAGTGGTTCCTTTAAGCCAGGCAAAAAAGCTTCACAGAAAATTGAAAAGAGCAAAAGTTCAGACCTCTCTGATCATTATTGAAAATGGTGTTCACAGTTTTTCAACGACTGATAAGCAGACTCTGGATAGAATGACCGATCAGATGGTGGATTTCGTTGTTTCACAGAAGAAATAA
- a CDS encoding DUF3037 domain-containing protein, protein MQEDKIYEYAVIRLVPKVEREEFFNIGLVMFSKKEKFIRVEFYLCPDKFKLMHSKLDYQDIIQNLVSFQKIANGDKDGGPIALLDIPERFRWLTAVRSAVVQTSRPHPGKSKDLNTTFGKLFEELVK, encoded by the coding sequence ATGCAAGAGGATAAAATATATGAATATGCGGTAATACGCCTGGTGCCCAAAGTTGAAAGAGAAGAGTTTTTCAATATCGGACTCGTGATGTTTTCCAAGAAAGAAAAATTCATCAGAGTGGAGTTTTATCTGTGTCCTGATAAATTCAAACTGATGCACAGTAAGCTGGATTATCAGGACATCATTCAAAATCTGGTAAGCTTTCAGAAAATTGCCAACGGAGATAAAGACGGCGGTCCTATTGCCCTACTGGATATACCTGAACGTTTCCGCTGGCTGACGGCTGTACGAAGTGCTGTGGTTCAGACTTCAAGACCTCATCCCGGAAAATCCAAAGATCTGAATACTACTTTTGGTAAGCTTTTTGAGGAGTTAGTAAAATAG
- a CDS encoding HipA family kinase, with protein sequence MQNLRTVTVMRYILPLREGGSLPALAEADDDFKYVLKFRGAGHGVKMLISELLGGKITEALGLKIPELVFVNLDADFGRTEADEEIQDLLKFSEGLNLGLHYLSGSITYDPGVSVDPLLASKIVWLDAFITNIDRTFKNTNMLMWHKELWIIDNGASFYFHHSWQNFDAAAKTPFKYVKDHVLLPKAKMLDEADRFAHEVLNDELFRDIVNLIPEDWLHWNDADETPDEIREIYFRFLKTRFENSQIFVNEAKNARG encoded by the coding sequence ATGCAGAATTTAAGAACTGTAACCGTAATGCGTTACATTCTGCCGCTGAGGGAGGGAGGTTCTCTTCCCGCTCTGGCAGAAGCTGATGATGACTTTAAGTATGTTTTAAAATTCCGTGGTGCAGGCCATGGGGTAAAAATGCTGATCTCCGAACTTCTGGGCGGAAAAATTACAGAAGCTCTCGGGCTGAAAATCCCGGAACTGGTTTTTGTAAATCTTGATGCCGACTTCGGGAGAACGGAAGCCGATGAAGAAATACAGGACCTGCTGAAGTTTTCAGAAGGACTGAATCTTGGGCTTCATTATCTTTCCGGCTCTATTACTTATGACCCCGGAGTAAGCGTTGACCCGCTTCTGGCTTCAAAGATCGTCTGGCTGGATGCCTTCATTACCAATATAGACCGTACTTTTAAGAATACGAATATGCTGATGTGGCATAAGGAGCTTTGGATCATTGATAATGGTGCGTCTTTCTATTTCCATCATTCATGGCAGAATTTTGATGCAGCGGCAAAAACCCCTTTCAAATATGTAAAAGATCATGTACTGCTTCCAAAAGCGAAAATGCTGGACGAAGCTGACCGGTTTGCCCATGAAGTCCTGAATGATGAGCTGTTCAGAGACATTGTTAATTTAATTCCTGAAGACTGGTTACATTGGAATGATGCTGATGAAACTCCTGATGAGATCCGTGAGATCTACTTCCGGTTTTTGAAAACCAGATTCGAAAATTCTCAAATCTTTGTAAACGAAGCTAAAAATGCAAGAGGATAA
- a CDS encoding PKD domain-containing protein: MTWGRKNGDDTRCNAQPEVCTYEGMDNLIYQRYVEMAQANEALLSPVGKVWRSIRQQDPSLELYDPDQSHPSYLGSMAAAYTFYTIIFKKDPTLASYIGNLAPAQAQLIKNIVKAEVYNTLDTWNAVSNDVHSRFVYQHTGNSAIQFTSKTPNATTYLWDFGDGNTSVQQNPVHTYNLPGDYDVKLTTDACGSNTTKTKRVTVSNLSIKEVTPEDPVQVYPNPAQSVVNISTKKNIEVLSFTDSTGRIIPHTVNKTDSGYTIPLHHLPSGIYLLHYKTGEKELIKKIIKK; the protein is encoded by the coding sequence ATGACCTGGGGCCGTAAAAACGGTGATGATACACGTTGTAATGCCCAACCTGAAGTATGTACCTATGAAGGAATGGATAACCTGATCTATCAGCGTTATGTGGAAATGGCACAAGCCAACGAAGCCCTTCTGTCTCCGGTTGGCAAAGTATGGCGAAGCATCAGGCAGCAGGATCCTTCTTTAGAGCTTTATGATCCGGATCAGTCACATCCCAGTTATCTGGGTTCCATGGCAGCTGCCTATACATTCTACACCATCATTTTCAAAAAAGATCCTACCCTGGCTTCCTATATCGGAAATCTGGCTCCTGCACAGGCCCAGTTGATCAAAAATATTGTGAAAGCAGAAGTTTATAATACGCTGGATACATGGAATGCCGTTTCCAATGATGTTCACAGCAGATTTGTTTATCAGCACACAGGAAACTCTGCCATTCAGTTTACCAGTAAAACACCCAATGCTACCACTTACCTGTGGGATTTCGGAGATGGCAATACATCGGTACAACAAAACCCTGTGCACACTTATAATTTGCCGGGAGATTATGATGTAAAACTTACAACCGATGCCTGCGGATCCAATACTACCAAAACAAAACGGGTAACAGTCAGCAATCTCAGCATCAAAGAAGTAACTCCCGAAGACCCGGTTCAGGTGTATCCTAATCCTGCCCAAAGTGTAGTCAATATCAGCACTAAAAAGAACATTGAAGTGCTTTCCTTTACCGATTCCACCGGGAGAATCATCCCGCACACTGTGAACAAAACCGATTCCGGCTATACCATTCCACTCCACCATTTACCTTCCGGGATTTATCTTTTACATTATAAAACAGGAGAAAAAGAATTGATCAAAAAAATTATTAAAAAATAA
- a CDS encoding alpha/beta hydrolase family protein, translating into MNLISEKNIYLENKETKGFLADIFYIDNGKKRPLVVFVHGYKGYKDWGAWDLMGKKFAEAGFFFVTFNFSHNGTTVDNPSDFADLEAFGNNNYTKELSDLSVVIDHFIDHPNADPEKVVLIGHSRGGGISIIKTFEDERINGLITLASVDTLERFPTGQAFENWKKEGVYYALNGRTHQEMPHYYQFYEDYEQNIHRFDVERATEMAKAHMLIIHGTKDEAVDAKHAEHLHILNPNSELFLIENANHTFGAKEPWTEQDLPQDLNTVTEKCIGFIKEKLK; encoded by the coding sequence ATGAATTTGATTAGTGAAAAGAATATATATTTAGAAAATAAAGAAACAAAAGGTTTTCTTGCTGATATTTTTTACATTGACAACGGAAAAAAACGGCCTCTCGTAGTCTTTGTTCACGGATATAAAGGATATAAAGATTGGGGCGCATGGGATCTGATGGGCAAAAAGTTTGCAGAAGCAGGTTTTTTCTTTGTTACCTTTAATTTTTCGCACAATGGTACCACAGTAGACAACCCAAGCGATTTTGCAGATCTTGAAGCATTTGGGAATAATAATTATACTAAAGAACTTTCAGACCTTAGTGTTGTGATTGATCATTTTATCGACCATCCGAATGCAGATCCGGAAAAAGTGGTGCTGATCGGGCACAGCAGGGGAGGCGGAATTTCAATCATTAAAACGTTTGAAGATGAAAGAATCAACGGTCTGATCACCCTGGCAAGCGTGGATACTTTGGAAAGATTTCCCACAGGACAAGCATTTGAAAACTGGAAAAAGGAAGGGGTATACTATGCTTTAAACGGACGTACCCACCAGGAGATGCCTCATTATTATCAGTTTTATGAAGATTATGAGCAGAATATCCACCGCTTTGATGTGGAAAGAGCCACTGAAATGGCGAAGGCCCATATGCTGATCATTCATGGGACCAAAGATGAAGCCGTGGATGCAAAACATGCAGAACATCTTCATATCCTGAACCCGAATTCAGAACTGTTCCTTATTGAAAACGCCAACCATACTTTCGGAGCAAAAGAACCCTGGACGGAACAGGATCTTCCGCAGGACCTGAATACAGTCACAGAAAAGTGTATTGGGTTTATCAAAGAAAAACTGAAATAA
- a CDS encoding flavin reductase family protein: MKTVIPSEITSVQLQTIMQTAVSPRPIALASTVDKDGNNNLSPFSFFNMFSTVPPILIFSPSRRVRDNTTKHTLENVHEVAEVVIGTVNFPIVQQISLASTEYETGVNEFIKSGLTMKDADLVQPKLIEECPVNFECKVLEIKSLGDQGGAGNLVICEVQKIHIREEYLNEAGNLDQKKLDMVARLGGNWYSRSNENSLFEVPKPLVTKGIGFDLLPDAIKYSKVFTGNDLGMLANTEVLPAGDFHADENIHLDAQKLLLESKVEEAWVLLTIQ, translated from the coding sequence ATGAAAACAGTAATCCCCTCTGAAATAACCTCCGTACAACTACAGACCATCATGCAGACCGCCGTTTCACCACGTCCTATTGCACTTGCTTCTACTGTAGATAAAGATGGTAATAATAACTTATCTCCGTTCAGTTTTTTTAATATGTTCAGTACGGTTCCTCCGATCTTGATTTTTTCCCCATCGAGGAGAGTACGTGATAATACCACCAAACATACGCTGGAAAATGTTCATGAAGTAGCTGAAGTGGTAATTGGAACAGTGAATTTCCCGATTGTACAGCAGATTTCATTAGCTTCCACAGAATATGAGACCGGAGTCAATGAGTTTATCAAATCCGGCCTTACGATGAAAGATGCAGATCTTGTACAGCCTAAACTGATTGAAGAATGCCCTGTCAACTTTGAATGTAAGGTTTTAGAGATAAAATCATTGGGTGATCAGGGTGGTGCCGGAAACCTCGTGATCTGTGAAGTCCAGAAAATCCATATCAGAGAAGAATACCTGAATGAAGCAGGAAATCTGGATCAGAAAAAACTGGATATGGTAGCCCGCTTAGGAGGAAACTGGTATTCCAGGAGCAATGAGAACAGTCTTTTTGAAGTTCCAAAACCCCTGGTTACTAAAGGAATTGGCTTTGATCTTCTGCCTGATGCTATCAAATACAGTAAAGTATTCACCGGAAACGATCTGGGAATGCTTGCCAATACGGAAGTTTTACCTGCCGGTGACTTTCATGCTGATGAAAACATTCATCTTGACGCACAGAAATTACTTCTGGAAAGCAAAGTTGAAGAAGCGTGGGTTTTACTCACGATACAATAA
- the fahA gene encoding fumarylacetoacetase yields MKSFVDYSSDSDFSIHNIPFGVAVFNKEYIGCCTRIGDQVIDLATLYDLGYFEDIEGLDDNVFEAYTINEFIELGKPVTNAVRTRIQALLQEGSTLSKDQKTIEEAFYDLDKVKMMMPVHIPNYTDFYSSIEHATNVGKMFRDPANALLPNWKHLPVGYHGRASSIVVSGTEINRPKGQMKPADADKPVFGPCKQLDFELEMAFIVNKNTEMGESISTKDAEDAIFGMVVFNDWSARDIQSWEYVPLGPFLAKNFGSSISPWVVTLEALEPFRTASPVQDPEVLDYLKFEGDKNYDINLEVYIQPENGDQNLICESNYKYMYWNMNQQLAHHTINGCNIEVGDLYASGTISGNDPKSFGSMLELTWRGQNPLSLSNGEERKFIEDNDTVTMKAWAEKDGVRVGFGEVSGKIIPTL; encoded by the coding sequence ATGAAATCATTTGTAGACTATTCCTCAGATTCGGATTTTTCTATACATAATATTCCTTTCGGAGTCGCAGTTTTTAATAAAGAATACATCGGATGCTGTACAAGGATCGGAGATCAGGTCATTGATCTTGCCACTTTGTATGATCTCGGATATTTCGAAGACATTGAAGGATTAGACGACAATGTTTTTGAAGCGTATACCATCAACGAATTTATTGAGCTGGGTAAACCTGTTACCAACGCCGTTCGTACAAGAATCCAGGCATTGTTACAAGAAGGTTCTACCCTGTCAAAAGATCAGAAAACCATTGAAGAAGCGTTTTATGATCTTGACAAAGTAAAAATGATGATGCCTGTTCACATTCCGAATTATACAGACTTTTACAGCAGCATAGAACATGCTACCAACGTAGGAAAAATGTTCCGTGACCCTGCCAACGCATTATTACCCAACTGGAAACATTTACCGGTAGGTTACCACGGTAGAGCCTCTTCTATTGTAGTTTCAGGTACAGAGATCAACCGTCCCAAAGGACAAATGAAGCCTGCAGATGCAGATAAACCTGTTTTCGGACCTTGCAAGCAGCTGGATTTTGAACTGGAAATGGCTTTCATCGTCAACAAAAATACGGAGATGGGAGAAAGTATTTCTACGAAAGACGCTGAAGATGCGATCTTTGGAATGGTGGTATTCAATGACTGGTCTGCAAGAGATATCCAATCCTGGGAATACGTTCCGCTTGGACCATTCCTTGCGAAAAACTTCGGTTCATCCATTTCTCCATGGGTAGTTACCCTTGAAGCACTGGAACCATTCAGAACAGCTTCTCCGGTACAGGATCCTGAAGTGCTGGATTATTTAAAATTTGAAGGTGATAAAAATTACGACATCAACCTTGAAGTATATATCCAGCCTGAAAACGGTGATCAGAACCTGATCTGCGAAAGCAACTACAAATACATGTACTGGAATATGAACCAGCAACTGGCTCACCACACTATAAACGGATGTAACATAGAAGTGGGTGACCTATATGCCAGCGGTACTATTTCCGGAAACGATCCAAAATCTTTCGGTTCTATGCTTGAGCTGACATGGAGAGGTCAGAATCCTCTGTCATTAAGCAACGGCGAAGAAAGAAAATTCATTGAAGACAACGATACCGTTACCATGAAAGCATGGGCTGAGAAAGATGGTGTGAGAGTAGGTTTCGGTGAAGTTTCGGGTAAAATTATTCCAACACTTTAA
- the hppD gene encoding 4-hydroxyphenylpyruvate dioxygenase, whose product MSTLTFAEKIAQAENFLPINGTDYIEFYVGNAKQAAHYYKTAFGFQSVAYAGPETGVRDRASYVLQQGKIRLVLTTGLKSDSPINEHVKKHGDGVKILALWVDDAYAAFEETTKRGGKPYLEPVTLTDEHGEVRMSGIYTYGETVHMFVERKNYNGAFMPGYEKWESAYNPEEAGLLYVDHCVGNVDWNRMIPTVEWYEKVMGFVNILSFDDKQINTEYSALMSKVMSNGNGYAKFPINEPAEGKKKSQVEEYLDFYEGEGVQHIAVATKDIIHTVTELKKRGVEFLSAPPEAYYDMVPERVGHIDEDLKKLQELGILIDHDEEGYLLQIFTKPVEDRPTLFFEIIERHGAQSFGAGNFKALFEALEREQERRGNL is encoded by the coding sequence ATGTCAACACTTACATTTGCCGAGAAAATTGCTCAAGCAGAAAATTTCTTGCCGATTAACGGTACAGATTACATTGAGTTTTATGTAGGAAATGCAAAACAGGCTGCCCATTATTACAAAACCGCTTTCGGTTTTCAGTCTGTAGCTTATGCGGGTCCTGAAACAGGAGTAAGAGACCGTGCATCTTATGTGCTTCAACAGGGAAAGATCAGATTGGTATTAACTACCGGATTGAAGTCTGACTCTCCTATCAACGAACACGTAAAGAAACATGGCGACGGGGTAAAAATTTTGGCACTTTGGGTAGATGACGCTTATGCAGCTTTCGAAGAAACTACCAAAAGAGGTGGAAAACCATATTTGGAACCCGTAACTTTAACTGATGAGCATGGTGAAGTAAGAATGTCCGGAATCTATACCTACGGAGAAACTGTTCATATGTTTGTAGAAAGAAAAAACTACAACGGAGCGTTCATGCCCGGATATGAGAAGTGGGAAAGTGCCTACAACCCTGAAGAAGCAGGATTACTGTATGTAGACCACTGTGTAGGAAATGTAGACTGGAACAGAATGATCCCTACCGTAGAATGGTATGAAAAAGTAATGGGATTTGTCAACATCCTTTCTTTCGATGACAAGCAGATCAACACAGAATATTCTGCTCTGATGTCTAAAGTAATGTCTAACGGAAACGGATATGCAAAGTTCCCTATCAACGAGCCTGCAGAAGGTAAGAAAAAATCTCAGGTAGAAGAATATCTTGATTTCTACGAAGGTGAAGGTGTACAGCATATTGCAGTAGCTACCAAGGATATCATCCATACAGTAACCGAACTGAAAAAACGTGGCGTGGAATTCCTTTCCGCACCGCCGGAAGCTTATTATGACATGGTTCCTGAACGGGTAGGCCATATTGATGAAGATTTAAAGAAACTTCAGGAGTTAGGTATACTTATTGATCATGATGAAGAAGGGTATTTACTTCAGATCTTCACCAAGCCTGTGGAAGACCGCCCTACTCTGTTCTTCGAAATCATTGAAAGACATGGTGCGCAGAGTTTCGGTGCAGGAAATTTCAAAGCTTTATTTGAGGCATTGGAAAGAGAGCAGGAAAGAAGAGGTAATCTTTAA